A single genomic interval of Ruminococcus sp. NK3A76 harbors:
- the rapZ gene encoding RNase adapter RapZ, whose translation MKFVIVTGLSGSGKSTAVDVLEDIGYYCIDNMPPELIGKFAEVSAKAGSKLEKVAFVADIRGGDFFLKLDETIAQLRAENEDIKVLFLDSTDDVIVRRYKETRRKHPLDEVTNGNIRKAISTERKMLIPIKEQADFYIDTSLTSTSKFKERVYSLFLESGEDFLRIDVCSFGFKYGTMNEADLIFDVRCLPNPFYIPELKEKTGLNKEVYDYVLSFNEAKELLNKLEDLLDFLIPLYKREGKSQLIIAFGCTGGKHRSVTYAEAIGRYLENKLGRIRITHRDIEKH comes from the coding sequence ATGAAATTCGTTATAGTAACAGGTCTTTCCGGAAGCGGTAAATCAACAGCGGTTGATGTGCTGGAGGATATAGGCTATTATTGTATTGATAATATGCCTCCTGAGCTTATCGGCAAATTCGCTGAGGTAAGTGCCAAGGCCGGCAGCAAGCTTGAAAAGGTTGCTTTTGTTGCCGATATAAGAGGCGGAGATTTCTTCTTAAAGCTCGATGAGACTATTGCCCAGCTCCGTGCTGAGAATGAGGATATAAAGGTGCTGTTTCTTGATTCGACCGACGATGTTATCGTCAGAAGATATAAAGAAACAAGGCGTAAACACCCTCTCGATGAGGTAACAAACGGCAATATCAGAAAAGCTATCAGCACTGAGCGCAAAATGCTTATCCCGATAAAGGAACAGGCAGACTTTTACATAGACACTTCGCTTACATCTACTTCTAAATTCAAGGAGCGTGTGTATTCGCTGTTTCTTGAATCAGGCGAGGATTTCTTAAGGATAGACGTATGCTCTTTTGGTTTTAAGTACGGTACTATGAACGAGGCCGACCTTATATTTGATGTAAGATGCCTGCCTAATCCTTTCTATATCCCTGAGCTTAAAGAAAAGACGGGCCTTAATAAAGAAGTCTATGACTATGTGCTCAGCTTTAACGAGGCTAAAGAGCTTCTTAATAAGCTCGAAGACCTGCTTGATTTCCTTATCCCGCTTTATAAGAGAGAGGGCAAGAGCCAGCTTATAATCGCCTTCGGCTGTACCGGAGGCAAGCACAGAAGTGTTACCTACGCCGAAGCTATCGGCCGGTATCTTGAAAACAAGCTCGGCAGGATAAGGATAACTCACCGTGACATCGAAAAACATTAA
- a CDS encoding methionine gamma-lyase family protein yields the protein MSDFFDLDSRIEALAEQAENECSDSFREIERIAQKNGQKVLSAFINNKVSDVCLKGTTGYGYDDMGRETIDRVYAQVLGGEDALVRHTFANGTHAISTALFGVLRPGDTLLACTGKPYDTLEEVIGIRYKKGNGSLRDFGVLYDEAPLTEQGLPDYELIAQKAKNASVAHIQRSRGYSLRPSYDIAVIEKIINAARSSNPDIIVLVDNCYGELVEEREPLAVGADLIVGSLIKNLGGGIASTGGYICGKSELVNKCADRLYCIGMGKEIGATLSMNREILMGLFFAPEVVAAALKTSVFACRLFEKLGFGTLPKSTEKRTDIIASVLLENEENLVAFCQGIQKGSPVDSYVTPEAWDMPGYDSRVIMAAGAFTMGASIELSADAPIREPFAAWLQGGITYPTGKAGVMIAAQNMLDKGLIKL from the coding sequence ATGAGTGATTTTTTTGATCTTGACAGCAGAATAGAAGCTCTTGCAGAACAGGCCGAGAATGAGTGCTCGGACAGCTTCCGTGAAATAGAAAGAATAGCACAAAAAAACGGACAGAAAGTGCTTTCTGCTTTTATAAACAACAAAGTCAGCGATGTATGCCTTAAGGGCACAACGGGCTATGGCTATGATGATATGGGTCGTGAGACTATAGATAGGGTCTATGCTCAGGTGCTCGGCGGCGAAGATGCTCTCGTCCGCCATACATTTGCAAACGGCACACACGCTATATCTACTGCTCTTTTTGGCGTGCTTCGTCCCGGTGACACGCTGCTTGCCTGCACCGGAAAGCCTTATGACACGCTCGAAGAAGTCATAGGTATCCGCTATAAGAAAGGCAATGGCTCGCTTCGTGACTTCGGTGTGCTGTATGATGAAGCACCTCTTACAGAGCAGGGGCTTCCTGACTATGAGCTTATAGCTCAAAAGGCTAAAAATGCATCAGTTGCTCATATCCAGCGTTCAAGGGGCTATTCATTAAGGCCTTCATATGATATCGCTGTTATCGAAAAGATCATAAATGCCGCAAGAAGCTCTAATCCGGATATAATAGTTCTTGTAGACAACTGCTACGGCGAGCTTGTCGAGGAACGTGAACCGCTTGCTGTTGGTGCAGACCTTATCGTGGGTTCGCTTATCAAGAATCTTGGCGGCGGTATTGCATCTACAGGCGGCTATATCTGCGGAAAGAGCGAGCTTGTGAATAAGTGTGCTGACAGGCTTTACTGCATAGGCATGGGCAAGGAGATAGGCGCTACACTGTCTATGAACAGGGAGATACTCATGGGTCTTTTCTTTGCACCTGAGGTGGTTGCAGCAGCACTTAAAACAAGCGTGTTTGCTTGCAGGCTATTTGAAAAGCTGGGCTTTGGCACATTGCCTAAAAGTACAGAAAAGCGTACAGATATAATTGCATCAGTCCTTCTTGAAAATGAAGAGAACCTTGTTGCTTTCTGTCAGGGTATACAGAAAGGCTCACCGGTTGATTCATATGTTACTCCCGAGGCGTGGGATATGCCCGGATATGACAGCAGAGTAATAATGGCTGCAGGCGCATTTACTATGGGCGCTTCAATTGAGCTTTCGGCAGATGCACCGATAAGAGAACCTTTTGCTGCATGGCTTCAGGGCGGTATAACATATCCGACCGGAAAAGCCGGAGTAATGATAGCAGCACAGAATATGCTCGATAAGGGATTAATAAAATTATAA
- the murB gene encoding UDP-N-acetylmuramate dehydrogenase, translating to MNEKYFDIITLALKYDCEVREREPLSAHCTFRVGGDCDVFIEMASAEALSELVRYANSEGVRYFVLGNGSNVLFSDEGFEGVILHVGQKMNKIELRDGDTIYAQAGASLTRVCSCALDNSLTGLEFAYGIPGYVGGAVFMNAGAYGGEIKDVIVSADAITPNGDIITVPVADLDLSYRHSSLMNNGCLVVSALFKLSSGDKTEIKAKMDELMGKRKVKQPIEYPSAGSTFKRPEGHFAGALIEQSGLKGYSAGGACVSEKHAGFVINKGGASAKDIMQVIKDVQRIVKEKTGVTLEPEVRLIPARED from the coding sequence ATGAACGAAAAGTATTTTGATATAATTACACTTGCGCTTAAATATGACTGCGAGGTCAGAGAGCGTGAGCCGCTTTCTGCACACTGCACGTTCCGTGTCGGCGGTGACTGCGATGTGTTTATTGAGATGGCTTCAGCCGAGGCATTAAGTGAGCTCGTTCGGTATGCCAATTCGGAAGGTGTACGTTATTTTGTACTCGGAAACGGCTCTAATGTGCTTTTCTCTGACGAAGGCTTTGAGGGCGTTATCCTCCATGTCGGGCAGAAAATGAATAAGATCGAGCTCAGAGACGGAGACACGATATATGCACAGGCCGGAGCAAGCCTTACAAGAGTGTGCAGCTGCGCACTTGATAATTCGCTGACAGGCCTTGAATTTGCGTATGGTATACCGGGCTATGTAGGCGGTGCAGTGTTTATGAATGCAGGTGCTTACGGCGGCGAGATAAAGGATGTTATAGTTTCTGCCGATGCTATAACGCCAAATGGGGATATAATAACAGTTCCTGTGGCTGATCTTGATCTGTCATACCGTCATTCAAGCCTTATGAATAACGGTTGTCTTGTTGTGTCTGCTTTATTCAAGTTAAGCAGCGGAGATAAGACCGAGATAAAAGCCAAAATGGATGAGCTTATGGGCAAGAGAAAGGTAAAGCAGCCTATCGAATATCCCTCCGCTGGCTCGACCTTCAAAAGGCCTGAGGGTCATTTTGCAGGCGCTCTTATCGAACAGAGCGGCTTGAAAGGCTACAGCGCAGGCGGTGCTTGCGTTTCTGAAAAGCACGCCGGATTTGTTATCAATAAAGGCGGCGCTTCTGCAAAGGATATAATGCAGGTCATCAAAGACGTACAGAGAATAGTCAAGGAGAAAACTGGTGTTACACTTGAACCCGAGGTGCGCCTTATCCCTGCAAGAGAGGACTGA
- the hprK gene encoding HPr(Ser) kinase/phosphatase, with the protein MADIFSVSVKEIVDEHKLEVIYAPKDISEILVYDNDCNRPGLQLMGFYEYFNAERIQICGNMEFAYLASLDEEVRRARIETLFKTKIPLFVVARGHELYPEMIELAKEYEIPIVRTPESTTTFIAALIAFLNLRLAPRITRHGVLIEVYGEGVLIVGESGVGKSETAIELVKRGHRLVADDAVEIRRVSSISLVGSSPDNIRHFLELRGIGIINIRRLFGIGSVKVTEKIDLIVELEPWEKDKIYDRMGIDNEYTTILGVKIPSLTIPIKPGRNLAVILEVAAMNNRQKKMGYNAAQDLLDNLGLQMDTKDKVKNWDSF; encoded by the coding sequence ATGGCAGATATTTTCAGCGTATCAGTAAAAGAGATCGTTGACGAGCACAAGCTCGAGGTCATCTATGCACCCAAGGACATTTCGGAGATACTTGTTTATGACAATGACTGTAACCGTCCTGGTCTTCAGCTTATGGGTTTCTATGAGTATTTTAATGCGGAGCGTATCCAGATCTGCGGCAATATGGAGTTTGCATACCTTGCATCACTTGATGAGGAGGTAAGAAGAGCCCGTATTGAAACACTGTTCAAGACTAAGATTCCGCTTTTTGTTGTTGCAAGAGGCCATGAGCTTTATCCTGAGATGATAGAGCTTGCAAAGGAGTATGAGATACCGATCGTCAGAACTCCCGAGAGCACAACGACTTTTATAGCAGCACTTATTGCGTTCCTTAACCTGCGTCTTGCCCCGAGGATCACAAGACACGGCGTTCTGATAGAAGTCTATGGTGAAGGTGTGCTCATTGTCGGCGAGAGCGGTGTTGGTAAATCAGAGACCGCTATCGAGCTTGTCAAGCGTGGCCACAGGCTCGTTGCTGATGATGCCGTTGAGATAAGGCGTGTATCAAGCATTTCGCTTGTTGGTTCGTCGCCTGATAATATAAGACACTTCCTTGAACTGCGTGGTATCGGAATAATCAATATCCGCCGTCTGTTCGGTATAGGTTCTGTTAAGGTAACTGAAAAGATAGACCTTATCGTAGAGCTTGAGCCCTGGGAGAAGGATAAGATATATGACCGTATGGGTATCGACAACGAGTATACAACTATCCTCGGCGTTAAGATACCGAGCCTGACTATACCGATCAAGCCCGGCCGTAATCTTGCTGTTATCCTTGAAGTTGCAGCTATGAACAACAGACAGAAGAAAATGGGCTATAACGCTGCACAGGATCTTCTTGATAATCTCGGCCTGCAAATGGACACAAAGGATAAAGTCAAGAACTGGGACAGCTTTTAA